Proteins found in one Acidobacteriota bacterium genomic segment:
- a CDS encoding aminotransferase class III-fold pyridoxal phosphate-dependent enzyme has protein sequence MPAITFDLPSFTGDQAVAAAQRLYGFSAVAESLPSERDQNFVLRASNGERFVFKISNATEDPQTLDLQNQALRHVAQHAPELTLPRVCPSLSGRLIEALTDDRGRSHQVRLLTWVPGTVFAHATPHLPDLVYSLGRYLGQLDTALESFDHPATDRDLKWDPRKASWIGDHVQHVADPARRELVTRVAAWADTEIAKLAPSLRVGVIYNDANDYNVLVAGVAPYDTRVVSVVDFGDMLRTWTVNEVAVACAYALLDKADPLSTMASAVAGYHEARRLTEAEIDAVFPLICSRLAVSVVNAAIQQHAEPGNQYLVISERPAWDALTRLACISPAVARATLRAACGLEPYPATPRVVSWLRASASAMGPVLDPDPRSAATVVLDLGVGSAEAGTPRLWADVEAFSRDLFGRMARSGATVGIGRYDEVRAFYSSDIFSTPGNDGPAWRTVHLGADLFVLAGTPVLAPLDGIVKSVADNAGELDYGPTVILEHRAGARGDAFYTLYGHLARESVKPLREGQAVRRGTPIAVVGTPAENGGWPPHLHFQIITDLLGPSIHELGDEFVHSGPSRHGDYPGVARPSERRVWLSLSPDPNLILQIPGGVTAPARRSTSDILAGRREHIGPSLSVSYHRPLTIVRGWMQHLYDADGQVYLDAVNNVPHVGHCHPHVVEAGQRQMAVLNTNTRYLHDTLTQYADRLCAMLPDPLRVCFFVNSGSEANELALRLARAFTDSRETIVVDVGYHGNTTSLVEISPYKFDGPGGSGAAPHIHKVPTPDVYRGLYRRPARDAGKSYASHVGQAVETIVSRGRRPGAFIAESILSCAGQIVLPPGYLTEAYRYVRDAGGVCIADEVQVGFGRVGTHVWAFETQGVVPDILTLGKPIGNGHPLGAVITTRDIAQAFANGMEYFNTFGGNPVSCAIGMAVLDVMERERLQHQALRVGTHLLSGLRDLKSRYRALGDVRGLGLFIGVELVLDRETLAPAGSLAGTVANRMRDRGVLVSTDGPFHNVLKIKPPLVFTVHDADVLVAALDHVLGETEDHEPTT, from the coding sequence GTGCCTGCCATCACGTTTGATCTCCCCTCTTTCACCGGCGACCAGGCCGTTGCCGCCGCGCAGCGGTTGTACGGCTTCTCGGCCGTTGCGGAAAGTCTGCCGAGCGAACGCGATCAGAACTTCGTGCTGCGCGCCTCAAATGGCGAACGCTTCGTGTTCAAGATCTCGAATGCCACCGAGGACCCGCAGACGCTCGACCTTCAGAACCAGGCGCTGCGCCACGTGGCTCAGCATGCGCCTGAGTTGACGCTGCCTCGCGTCTGTCCGTCGCTTTCCGGACGTCTCATTGAGGCCCTCACTGATGATCGCGGGAGGTCTCATCAGGTCCGATTGCTGACATGGGTGCCTGGCACGGTGTTCGCTCACGCCACGCCGCATCTGCCGGATCTCGTGTACAGCCTCGGCCGATACCTCGGCCAGTTGGACACGGCGCTCGAGTCATTCGACCACCCTGCCACGGATCGCGATCTCAAATGGGACCCTCGGAAAGCCTCCTGGATCGGCGACCACGTCCAGCACGTCGCCGATCCGGCGCGACGCGAACTGGTGACGCGCGTGGCGGCGTGGGCCGACACCGAGATCGCGAAGCTGGCACCATCGCTTCGCGTGGGTGTGATCTACAACGACGCGAACGACTACAACGTGCTGGTCGCAGGCGTCGCTCCGTACGACACCCGGGTGGTGTCGGTCGTTGATTTCGGCGACATGCTGCGCACCTGGACGGTGAACGAAGTGGCGGTCGCCTGCGCCTATGCCCTGCTCGACAAAGCGGATCCGCTCAGCACCATGGCCTCGGCCGTCGCCGGCTACCACGAGGCCCGGCGCCTGACGGAAGCGGAGATTGACGCCGTCTTCCCGCTCATCTGCAGCCGGCTCGCCGTCAGCGTGGTCAATGCCGCCATCCAGCAGCACGCGGAGCCCGGCAACCAGTACCTCGTCATCAGCGAACGACCGGCGTGGGACGCGCTCACGCGTCTCGCCTGCATCAGTCCCGCCGTCGCTCGCGCCACGCTTCGGGCCGCCTGTGGACTCGAACCGTACCCGGCCACGCCACGCGTGGTCTCGTGGCTGCGAGCGTCTGCATCGGCGATGGGTCCCGTGCTCGACCCGGATCCTCGATCCGCCGCGACGGTTGTGCTCGATCTCGGTGTGGGCAGCGCTGAGGCTGGCACGCCCAGGTTGTGGGCGGACGTCGAGGCCTTCTCGCGGGACCTGTTCGGCCGAATGGCCAGATCCGGCGCCACGGTCGGGATTGGACGGTATGACGAGGTCCGCGCGTTCTACTCGAGCGATATCTTCAGCACGCCAGGCAACGATGGGCCAGCGTGGCGGACCGTGCATCTCGGGGCCGACCTCTTCGTTCTGGCAGGAACACCTGTGCTGGCCCCACTCGATGGCATCGTCAAGAGCGTGGCCGACAATGCCGGCGAACTCGACTACGGGCCGACGGTCATCCTCGAGCATCGAGCGGGAGCGCGCGGTGACGCCTTCTATACGCTGTACGGCCACCTTGCCCGAGAATCCGTGAAGCCTCTCCGCGAGGGTCAGGCGGTGAGGCGCGGGACGCCGATCGCGGTCGTCGGGACGCCGGCCGAAAACGGCGGCTGGCCGCCGCATCTGCACTTCCAGATCATCACGGACCTGCTTGGCCCTTCGATTCACGAACTCGGCGACGAGTTTGTTCACTCAGGACCTAGCCGGCATGGCGACTATCCGGGTGTGGCACGACCATCCGAGCGACGGGTGTGGCTGAGCCTCAGCCCCGATCCCAACCTGATACTGCAGATCCCCGGTGGTGTCACCGCTCCAGCGCGCCGATCGACCTCCGACATCCTCGCCGGGCGCCGCGAACACATCGGGCCGTCATTGAGCGTGTCGTACCATCGGCCGCTCACCATCGTCCGGGGCTGGATGCAGCACCTCTACGACGCCGATGGCCAGGTCTATCTCGACGCCGTCAACAACGTGCCGCATGTCGGCCACTGCCATCCGCACGTCGTCGAAGCCGGTCAACGCCAGATGGCCGTGTTGAACACCAACACCCGGTACTTGCACGACACCTTGACGCAGTATGCCGACCGCTTGTGCGCGATGCTGCCCGACCCGCTTCGTGTGTGCTTCTTTGTCAACTCAGGAAGCGAAGCCAACGAACTGGCGCTGCGGCTCGCGCGAGCCTTCACGGACAGCCGCGAAACGATCGTCGTCGATGTCGGCTACCACGGCAATACGACCAGCCTCGTTGAGATCAGTCCTTACAAGTTCGACGGGCCGGGGGGCAGCGGCGCGGCTCCGCACATCCACAAGGTGCCAACGCCCGATGTCTACCGAGGCCTGTACCGACGCCCTGCCCGTGACGCGGGCAAGTCGTATGCGTCGCACGTCGGCCAGGCCGTCGAGACGATCGTGAGCCGTGGCCGTCGGCCTGGCGCGTTCATCGCGGAGTCCATTCTCAGTTGCGCTGGCCAGATTGTCCTGCCACCGGGGTATCTGACCGAGGCGTACCGCTACGTACGCGACGCTGGCGGCGTGTGCATTGCCGACGAGGTTCAGGTCGGATTCGGACGAGTCGGTACGCACGTCTGGGCGTTCGAGACCCAGGGCGTCGTGCCCGACATCCTCACGCTCGGAAAGCCGATCGGGAACGGGCATCCACTGGGCGCCGTGATCACGACGCGCGACATTGCGCAGGCCTTTGCCAACGGAATGGAGTACTTCAACACCTTTGGCGGCAACCCCGTGTCGTGCGCGATTGGCATGGCCGTGCTCGATGTCATGGAGCGTGAGCGCCTGCAACATCAGGCGCTCCGGGTCGGAACCCACCTGCTGTCCGGCCTGCGCGATCTCAAGTCGCGGTACCGTGCCCTCGGCGATGTCCGGGGTCTTGGCCTCTTTATCGGCGTCGAACTCGTGCTCGACCGCGAGACACTCGCCCCGGCGGGCTCTCTGGCTGGGACCGTCGCGAACCGGATGCGCGATCGCGGCGTCCTGGTCAGCACCGACGGCCCGTTCCATAACGTGCTCAAGATCAAGCCGCCGCTTGTGTTCACGGTGCACGACGCCGACGTTTTGGTAGCGGCGCTGGACCACGTCCTCGGAGAGACGGAAGACCACGAGCCCACGACGTGA